The following proteins are co-located in the Haloplanus sp. HW8-1 genome:
- a CDS encoding tyrosine-type recombinase/integrase: MAGRDLEPITPEDAIDWYLEHRRDELRTATRRTHRSALNIFHSWTEEEDITDLNDLRGRGLVAFKTWRKSETDINTVSLNGTLAVIQRFLRFCETIDAVEEDLADRVPLPNVPPNEEVRTDVPEDEAVEGIRSFYHRFEYASRRHAQFELVAEVGIRLGALRAVDLDDLEMDEAVIHLQHRPESSDAYGTPLKNGADGERIINIPPELVDLLQAYIDHHRHDVTDKFDRDPLFTTTNGRISTTTIRRDFYKLSRPCEYASECPHDREIADCDAAQNAEAANCPSSFSTHPLRKWAIMSQLDAGLPKELLSDRVDVSVAVLDKHYDQRTEERKSRRRREALEANMSQYAMTDGGQLPDDGDS, from the coding sequence ATGGCCGGCAGAGACCTGGAACCGATCACCCCGGAAGACGCGATCGACTGGTACCTCGAACACCGTCGCGACGAACTCCGGACGGCGACCCGACGCACGCATCGCTCCGCGCTCAACATCTTTCACAGCTGGACGGAAGAAGAGGATATCACCGATTTGAACGACCTCCGTGGGCGAGGTCTCGTGGCGTTCAAGACTTGGCGCAAGTCCGAGACGGATATCAACACGGTCAGTCTGAACGGGACGCTCGCAGTCATCCAACGCTTCCTCCGGTTCTGTGAGACGATCGACGCCGTCGAGGAGGATCTGGCCGACCGCGTCCCACTGCCCAACGTACCTCCCAACGAGGAAGTCCGCACTGACGTCCCCGAGGACGAAGCCGTCGAAGGCATCCGATCTTTCTACCACCGCTTCGAATACGCCTCTCGGCGCCACGCACAGTTCGAACTCGTGGCCGAGGTCGGCATCCGACTCGGGGCGCTTCGAGCGGTCGACCTTGACGACTTAGAGATGGACGAAGCCGTCATCCACCTCCAGCATCGCCCAGAATCGTCAGATGCGTACGGGACGCCGCTGAAGAACGGCGCGGACGGCGAGCGAATCATCAATATCCCGCCGGAGTTGGTGGATCTGCTTCAGGCCTACATCGACCACCATCGGCACGACGTGACTGACAAGTTCGACCGCGACCCGCTCTTCACGACGACGAACGGACGCATCTCGACGACCACCATTCGACGGGATTTCTACAAACTGAGTCGGCCATGTGAGTACGCGTCAGAGTGCCCCCACGATCGGGAGATTGCCGACTGCGACGCAGCACAGAACGCCGAGGCTGCCAATTGTCCTTCCTCGTTCAGTACGCATCCGCTTCGGAAGTGGGCTATCATGTCCCAGCTCGACGCCGGCCTGCCGAAGGAACTGCTTAGTGACCGTGTCGACGTGTCCGTGGCTGTGTTGGACAAGCACTACGACCAGCGAACCGAGGAACGGAAATCACGGCGTCGGCGGGAAGCACTTGAAGCGAACATGTCGCAGTACGCTATGACGGATGGTGGTCAACTGCCGGACGACGGTGATAGCTGA